The Thermothelomyces thermophilus ATCC 42464 chromosome 6, complete sequence DNA segment ATGGCCGACTCAATCTGAAACATGAACGTGAGGCGTCTCCTGTCAcgatgcatgtatgtacactaatccgtacagatAGTGTACGAGGTATGATGGGTAAGTTTGACCCCCTGTCTGGGTATTAACAGGGGGCTTGACAGGCGGGCGTAGGCAGGCGCAGGCAGGAAAAACTGGTGGTAGAGGCCTGAGAGGTTTTTCCGAGAGATCCCTGTCGGTACCTGTGCAGGGGGTGAAACTTTGGCTCGCAACCATAgtatgtatgtgcatacACGGCCTGCCCTAATCCACTGTGGCTGCATTGGACTAGCCCGATTTGTCAGAACCTGCAGCTTGGGCGGGTTGAGCATTGCGACCCCGAGACCTTCCAGGTTTGTGGAGGGTTTGCGGGCTCAACCAAGAGCTCCGGGGGGTGGAAAGTCGGATCGAAGAGAGCCGGAAGTGCACGGCCTGTTGATGAGGCCGGAAGTGGATCTCCTAGAGGTGATATGTCGCAAGCAACAACAAGTTGCCGACGCCAACAGTTGAACCAAATTGTTTGGGCCACTTATTCGACGCGGCGTCATCCCCGGCAATCCAGCGCACCAAGCCGGGCTCTGCCTTCGCGCCGGCGTTGGGCTTCTTGTCGATGAGATTAAGGAACAAAAGTACGTATGCATGAGACGAGTTGCTACAGTTGCGGCATCGAGCTAACCGCGAGCTCCGTACTATCTTTGACCGCAGCGGTTGAAGGCCAGTAGCGCTTGTACATATAACTGCTGTTGCCGGATCCGTGTGCTTCGTTAGCGCTAACCGTATCGAGTCGACGGCTCTTGAGCCTCATTCATCATGATGATGGACCTAGATATTCTTGGCTTTAAATTAAGCCTCTCGCCCTCGACGCGCTAGGCAAACTCTTCCGTTCACCTTCCGGCTGGAGGGCATGATTGAGCCGGATCAGATCCCGCAGAACGTGGCCAATCTAATCCGTGCGTGCCCCTCCTCTATCGCTGGAGGGCCCGACGTACCTGGCGATCATTTGCGCCCCTGGTTTCGTGAGCCAGGACTCGAGCATTCAGTAGACGGACCGTGTCTTGAGCGTGGGAGGTGTGGCCAAGGCTAAACTCTCCTGCAAACAAGCAGAGATTGAGTTCGGGACATTTTCGGCTCATCGTCGGCGTCCCAGGTGCGGCGGCGTGCCGATCGAGACTCCAAGTAGTCCAATCACTTTCCCCTCAGGAATGCGCGATGACTCGACTCTGACACCATCCCTCAACTTCCTTTAACTTCTTCTCCGTATGCGGCAAGGTGCACGTGTAGGTTATTCTCAAAGCCGTTCTCGCTTGAGCTTGGCAGTACCGGGGTCCCTGCTTGGCCCAGGCTTCCAGAATCCCTCAAAGTTAAGAACCCTTTGGTGACTTCGGACCGATAGGTTGGACAAGCTGATTGTGTTGCAGTCGTCTGAACAGGGCCGATTCGAAAGAGTTTTCCGCTCCTTCCTAAAAAATACAATTTGTACAGTGAAGCGGCTTCCTGGCCATTGGCGATATGGAGGAGGTATTCCTGTGAGACAGCTTAGCATGTAAGCGACGGAGCTGAGTCCATGGCGTTCAACTACGCAGTATCCGTAAGCGAATTAGAACGTTCGGCTCTTGGCTCACTAAGCCGGAACAGTGATTAGGGTCATTTTGTCATTACGCTAAGTACACGAGGGCGGTGAGGTTTGCGCCTCGATGTGTGTGGTTGAGGGTTCAGGTTGATGAAAGAAATAGCAATTTTGGGCGGTGCCGGAACCTGCAGGAAGGGAAGCTCTGGCTGTACCCGCAGCGGGGAAATTGAGCAGTTGCGGGGCAGACGCGGGGAAGCTCTGGTCCCTTACActtacactacactagagaggtatgtacggattacatacgtatgtatgtaatccgtactccgtacatatgtatgtatgtacataccttatCTAAGGGACGGTATCCGTTATAAACCCATTGACGTACAGAACAGATTACTTTCGAAATGTGATGTGTATGGACCTGATGTATGTAGGTACCTAAAGTAGATATACATACATTCATTACATCTACtatatttttttttcgtgTGGGATGCATCACTCCCGAAAAGTCCAAGGCTTAACTTACGCTATAACCCTGCATGTGGAAGGTATAACACTTGTAGTGCGaagtatgtacggattatctattacatacatacctggtTCCCAAAACACCGAAAACCACAACCTCATGCCAGCACATGTTGGGTTCTTCAAAACTCTACTGCTCGACTAATCAAGGCGGGACTGAGCGAAGCGAATGACTGCTGAGCAAGATTGGGGAAGTACTCGAACATTTGTAGTGGAAGCCCCTAGCGAAACGCGTCCCACGTCTTCCATATCCCCATTTCTGTGTAGAGCATCGGCGGTAGAGACGAACTTGATTAATGCGACTTAAGCGCCCGAAATAACCCTCGTTCATATCTGGACGCATACACAGAGAACAAGGAACTGACAGAGGACCGACGGTCCAGTATCGCTGATGCGAAGGCTCTTTGTGCGCCTACGACCATTTGCCGCCACAGCACTCCCGTATATACCTAGGTACAATCCCCGTGATGGTCAGGCACCCTCGGTATTGAGGTAGTAGTCTGTGTAACTGATCATGCTCACTTGCATGCCGATATGTCCCGTGCCCCTCCCTGGGCGTTGCGGGTTGGGCACGCGCTGCAAGCAACGGCGAGGATTGTCGCATGAGCACCACGGCTTTGGGGATTAGCATAGTACCTCAAGAACAAGCCGTTTTCTGACTCTAATGTGAGTTAATTAATTGTTGGCTGAGTGTCATGTTGTTGAACCCTCTGTTGTGAGGCAGAAACGGAACTGCAGATGATATGCTCGGACATGGGATATTGAGGGGGAGAAGACTGTGGACCGTGGCTTCCTACCTCTACCATAAATTCACATTACTTTCGTAGGCCGAGTTGCCACCAGAGACTTGTCGTCAGCCTACAGCACTGCCTCAAATGCAATGAGAGGAATCCTTTGATTAGGTGATAAGGGCCGGGAGTTCTCTGCCCTTAACCCGTTATCTGTAGACATCGGACTGCTGGCTTCCTCGGCGACAATGAGATGAGCAACAATATCACGCGTAGGAGTGTTCAATTGCCTACGGCTCTTCTTGCTGCCACTTGGTATATTCAGTCCTCTGACAAAGAATTCGGACGGGCAAGTTCCCAAACACGCGGGTACCAACCGTGATTCTGCAACACGGTGTCACTGTTGAAACCCACGTGGCAGCGTGGCCTATATAGTCGGCATTCTTTGTATCACTCAAAGAGCCAACAGCGTTGTTCCATTGTGTTGACGACCATCGCCTTCGCAAACTGGCCGTGTTTATGTTTCCCCTCTCGAGGTCTTGAGGCATAAAGGCGCACCATATCATAAAGTGGAAAGAGACAGCTACGCTGCGACATCAAGTATCCATTGTGAGAGGAGAAGCTTGGTATTTGCGTTGATTTTGTCTCAGACAACAGCAGCTTCGTAGCCTTTACACACGCATGTCTTTTCCATGTCTCAGCCAATTCCGATTAGTAGTACAACACACTCCTTGGTGAATCGGGTTGGGGTAGAAGAATACGCAGTCTGCAACTTCGAGTAGACAGTGTCGGCTGACCCGAACAATACGAGTCTGGCAGCTGCATTGCATCATTCCACAGAATGGGAAGAAGACCACATGACAGTGCGCTGTTCGACGGCGGCGTCCCGGCGTCCGAAACCATCATACAAAGTAATTTGCTGTGCACACCACCGCTGAATTCTTTTTACGCAGCAACTCTACGGTATCTCCACCAGCTCGGGCCGACGGTGTTTACTTTTATGTCCTTTCAGGGCCCCGTTTTCAGGCCGCTCGGAGAGAAACCGCAGCCCGCGTGAAGAGACTCGTCATCTGTTCCTACCTCGGGCGGCACGCTGAAAGCATCAATTAGGCCATGTGGGAACATCCCGTATCCCTCTGAGATTCCCATAGGGTCGTCACTGCCACCTGCAGGTATCACGAACATGCTGTCGGACGGCATAAGCAAAGAGTCTGTAGCCTCCTCCTCAAATGGAACGCCGGAATACCGAGGCGTTGAAAGAGAGAATATCAACGCGGTCACTAATGCAGTTATAAACACAACATCCTCTAGAGCTCGTCCATCTCTTTTTATGTTCCTTTGCCTCGCTGTCATCTTCGAGAGCAAGTATATACACGGTGACCCTCCAGCCCCTCGGTCCCTGACTCCGTTTACGAACAACGACAATACTAGCACATAATGGTGGCCATACGATGGGGCAGCCTCGTAGTTCGGGCTACTTGTTTCACATCATCACTTAGAGGCCCATGCCGCGAGAAAGCAATTGCAGCCGAGCACTCACTGGAAGCAGCCAAGGCGCTCCAAGGCTGGTACGATGCCCCGTCGGGGCTGTGGAGCACAACGGGCTGGTGGAACAGCGCAAACTGCCTTACTGTCCTCGCCGACTGGGCGCTGAGCGCCGGAGCCGCCGCTAAAAGCTTGGATGTCCCTAAAATCATCGCCAACACGTTCAATAACGCCCAGCGAGTGTCTGTGACAGCGCAGAAGAGGGTAGCTGCGACTGGCTTGGCCACATCCACCTACCATTTTGACCACCAGGGAAAGCGGGGATTCTCCCAGTTCATCAACAACTACTACGATGATGAGGGCTGGTGGGCGCTCGCCCTGATCAGGTCGTGGGACGTAACCCACGACCAGGCCTACCTCGACATGGCCGAGCGCATCTTTGAGGACATGCAAGCTGGCACGGACGATAGGTGTGGCGGCGGTATTTGGTGGAGCAAGGAGAAGCAGTACAAGAACGCCATCGCAAATGAGTTGTACCTCAGCGTGGCTGCCAGCCTCGCCAACCGCATCCCCGACAAGAAACAGAGGTACGAGCAACTCGCCAAGGACGAGTGGGTGTGGTTCAAGGACAGCGGGATGATCAACAAGAACAACCTCATCAACGACGGGCTCGCCATCGACGTCAACGGCAGATGCACCAACAACGGCCTGACCACGTGGTCGTACAATCAGGGCGTCGTGCTGGGCGGCCTGGTCGAGCTCGCCAACGCCACGGGCGACCCGTCGTACCTGGGTGAGGCGACGGCCATCGCGAAAGCAGCTGTCGAGCTTCTCAGCGACGAAAATGGCATCATTCGCGAGGCGGACCGGTGCGAGCCCGACTGTGGTGCAGACGGCAGCCAGTTCAAGGGCATCTTCGTGCGCAACTTGCATTACCTGCAGCGAGCGGCTCCACAGGATGCATTCCGGACGGCGATCCAGAAGAATGCCGACTCAATCTGGGCGAATAACCGGAACGGCAAGAACCAATTCGGCATCCAGTGGGCCGGGCCGGCAGACGTGGGTAACGGACCGAACGCTGCGACGCATAGCTCGGCGATGGACGTGATCGTTGCGGCGTTGGCGATTGGCCGGCAGGGTCGGTTTAGATAATTAATGACTTGAGTAGTGGATGCGAGCGAGTAGCTGTTTAGAAAATCGAGAAAGAAGCGTTGTTTAAAATCCGGATGCCTCGCACATTGGAAAACTACCGTGCTTTTTCAACTCTCAGGCAACCGTTTGAGAGAGAGGCGCTGTTTCCAATGCGTTGATTGTTCCTCACGATTTCGGAACACTCACTGGTGCCTGATGGGGGGGAGCTTGCTTATTAGGGTGATGATACCTTCCCAATTAACCCCGGACTTGGGCCCAAAGATGGACCCACCGTGCAACTTCAACCTTGTGGAACGGAAAGTCATCAACTTCTCAACTCAGCCACCATGGACGCCCCGGAAGACGATCTCGACATCAAGCTCCAGAAGATCTCGGGCGATCTTATCGCCGACTTCGACACGTCGCTCCTCCCGTTCCTCAGGAAACCGAATGCcgccggcggaggaggaacCGGTGCCGTCCGTTCGTGGGTGCGCACTCGTGAGACTGAGCGGCTCGTCTCGGTCAGTCAAAGAAACCCTCTCCCCCACCCAATAGCATCAGGCCCAGAAGAAAAGAGCAACATAAGCAGCAGGGAAGAATGGCGAGAAAAGAACAGAATTATGACACAAAGAAAATCTAGATACATTGCATTGTTTATCAAATGAGTTTTACTGACACCAGAGAAGCTCCTTGACCCCTTTCAAGAACTGCCCCAGCTTCTCGACCCCCATTTGCCCAAATGGCTCCCTACCTTAGGCGATGCCTACCTGGAGTATCACCTCACCCGCCGTCGCCGGTCGGCCGCCGGTGCCACCCGCCTGGCctcggagcagcagcagcagcagcagaggcAGCAGCACCTCATGCCCCTGCCCCGCGCCATCTGCAGGCTGCTCTACACCCTCTGCAAGATCCGCGGCGAAAAGGTTATCGTGCGCTTCCTGAGCAACGAGGCGCGGTACCTGGAGCTGCTCCTAACGGCattggaggaggcggagaagAGTTCGATTGGAGGGAAGCAGCAAGACGGTgctggtagtggtggtggcgccGGTTATGGTACCCTGGGACCGTGGACGTGGGAGGAGCGGTACGTGGTTCTCTTGTGGCTGTCACATCTCATGCTGGTGCCATTTGACCTCTCGACTATGTCGTCGCAGGAGATGGCGGCTGAAGGGGAAGACGAGGGGGAAGACGGGGAGGGAAGGTTGGCCGGGGTGGCAGGACTGAAATGGCCTGCCGGGCTACCGAGCATTACGACGCGAGTCGTGCCGTTGGCCGTCAAATACCTGGCGGCGCCGGGCAAAGAAAGAGATGCGTCCAAGGCGCTGTTGGTGCGGATCGCGATGCGCAGGGATATGCAGCAACTCGGAGTGCTGGATGCGTTGATCCACTGGGCGCTAGCGGCGCTGAGGCGGGAAGACGCAGCCGAGCGGACGCCGTATCATTACATCGGGGTGCTGTCGTTTCTGGCGGGCGTTCTAACGTCGTCTGCCGATACCTCAGATGTGGATCGCTACCTTGCGACTATCTTCCACAGCGTGCACGGCATCGCGTCCGAAGGGGACAAGACGGGGCCGATAATGGCCTCGGCTCTGGCCCGCAAGACTATGATCAAGCTGATTCGGGCTGTGGCCGTCCTTATTCTCAGGAATCCGCAGGATATGGAAGGAATGACAATCGTGGAGACCACCATTGGCTTCCTTCTGGAGAGCTTGGCCGACAACGACACCCCTGTTCGGTTCGCGGCAAGCAAGGCCCTCAGCGTCATCACGCTGAAGCTGGATCAAGATATGGCTTCCCAGGTAGTGGAAGCTGTTCTTGAGTCTTTGAACCGAAACGTCTTGCGGCCTAAGAACACCTCAGATGCCACAGTGGTGCCACAGAAGGACCTGAACATGGTCGACCCTTTGGAGTGGCACGGACTAATGCTCACTCTGTCTCACCTGCTGTATCGGCGATCACCCCCCGCGGACAATCTCGCCGACATCGTACAAGCTCTGCTCATGGGATTGTCCTTTGAAAGGCGGAGCACATCCGGAAGCCCTACGGGTTCAAACGTGAGGGATGCGGCCTGTTTTGGCATCTGGGCGCTCGCCCGGCGTTATACCACACCAGAATTGCTCGCAGTCCCGACGGCCTCCTTTACTACAGAAGCTCGCTCGGAGGCATCGATTCTTCAAATCATCGCCATTCACCTCGTTGCTGCTGCGTGCCTGGACCCGGCCGGAAACATCCGGCGAGGATCCTCCGCTGCGCTCCAAGAACTGATCGGGCGCCACCCCGATACGGTCGAGCAGGGCATTTTTGTCGTACAGACGGTTGACTACCACGCCGTGGCACTGAGATCCAGGGCGATGCAGGACGTCGCCCTAGGAGTCACCAGGCTATCGCACCGCTACGGGGAAGCTATTCTGGACGGCCTGCTAGGATGGAGGGGCGTTGGTGATGTCGATACCGCGTCACGACGAGCTGCAGGCGTGTCATACGGCATGATCGCCGCCGAGTTGTCGTCGACAGAGCCCGACCCTATACAACGGTTGACACAGGCCATTTCCCTAGCACTAACCCGCGTCAAGTTGCTCGAAGCCCGGCAGGTTGAAGAAAGACATGGCCTCTTTCTCAGCATTGCTGCTGTCTTTGATGCGCTGCCAGCTGCTGATGGTAGCCAGAGGACGGCTTCGCTTGATGGGCTTATTCAGCTCTCGTTGGACGCGCTGCTGGATATTCTCAATGACTGCGATACGAAAACCTACCGCAAGCCGGAACTGGTCGCAGAGGCCGCTAGCCGGTTAATCATCTCCTCGTTTCCTGTTCTCCAGGCGGCTGCCTTTGCTAGCAGTACCCTGCTGCCTGGGCACTCACTCATGTCCAAGAGTGGTGACGAGCTCGCAAAGATAGTAAAGTCGGTGAGTACCAGGAACGATAATAAACTAAGTGCCTTTGTCACCCTCGCCGGTTCCAACTTGGAAAAATGGCTTGTCTGGCCAGACATCGACATTATCAACACAGCGTCCGAGGCGGCAGTGGTCTATATGATCTTCTGTACCAACGCAGAGCGCGACGTGGCAATTCGGGGGTGGGCAGACGCCGCCAGGGCGCGGCAGTCATCCAAAACCCGGACTACAAGCGGCCACTTCTCTGCACTTGCGGCAGTGTACCCAATGGCATCGACCCTGGCGCTAGATCAGGACAAGATGCTCATATGCGACGCCATCATCGAGCGCTGGAAGAATGACACGAGCACGGACACTAGAGCGTGCATCCTCCAGAGCTTGGCGGGCAGCGAGGTACTCAGACAGAACGTCAAGCTGTTCTCAGACCTTCTGGGCGAGGGGTGCGATGATTATACAACCACTGCTCGGGGCGACGTCGGGTCTCACGTTCGATTTGCAGCGATCAGGGCGACCAGGTCACTGTGGGAGAAGCTGGACGACGATATCGAGACCAAGGGGCAACTGATTTCGACGCTGTTTTTGCGCATACTGCGACTGGCGGCGGAAAAGTTGGATAGAGTCAGGGCTGAGGCACAGGCAGCGCTTGCTGTCGTCCTGAAACCAACGTGAGTTGCACCCTGATATGGTGAAGAACGGCTGCTGATCATACCAGCCAAGCTGCCATGCTACGCAAGTCGACGTTTTCGTCCAAGGCATACTTTGTGTTCCTGCTCGATTTACTTGACCAGGATTGGCTGCACCCAGCTGTGTCCCCGGTGAAGGACGACGCAGAGAAATGGATGGATGCTCTGATGGCTGGCATCGTGTCGTCCGCCGACACGGGTAATGAGGAATTGGTCATTGCTAGCCGCGCGGCGCTGTGCGAATTTTGCGAGCGGTCGAGCGCCTCCCGAGATGCCGTATGCACCGCTCTAGGCCGGAACCTGAAGGCCTGGCAGGGAACAGACCGGGTACTCGTTCCGACGCTTGAAGTGGTGGCCTTCCTGTTTCATGTCGGCGTCTTTGCCGAGTGTTCCGGGGTCAATTACAAGAGCCTATGCCTGCAGGTTCAGAAGGCATGCTACAAGACCGGCAACGTCCGCAAAATCGAAGCATGCATCAGGGTTTACGGGGCGGTTGCGGCACTCGGGTGGGAGGCTCAACCCGTCTCGTCCGCCGCTGCCGTCTGCGGCAGCGATGACCTGCTGAAGAAACGAGAGGAAGGCATTCGAGAGGCTCGCGCGCGCCTTGGCGCCCTCATGTTCCACCCGTGGCCACGGGTGAGAAGCACGGTAGTCGACGAGCTCTGGATTCTTTACCGTGACGAGACCGTTGCCCAAACGCTCAGGAGCGTCAATTGGGGGAGCGCCGAGAAGGCAAAGATCAAGACGGTGGTGGACGCCCTGGGGCTGGCATCGGCATAGGCTGGCTGACCGCTTCTTTGCGACGAATGGATGACATCCGACGGCGGCGAAAATGCGGCGGACGCAGGTCCGGGCCAATCGGGAAGAAGGGGCTGTGGATAGCTCTTCTGCTTAGCCATCGAAATTGACGGCCTGCCGTGTgcacactacactacactacactaggtACGCCTAAACAACAGGAGGAGAGTCCCCTCTCGAAGTGGAGAAAAGTGGAGGGGTGGAAAAAGAGGACACGTCGATAGAAACACATGGCAGCCCTGTCAATGCCTGTCAACGGCCTGACGCGGTGCCCCCCCGGATTGCGATCCGCTAGCCGGTCTGGCTCCTCCGACTCCAGAGAGCCTTTCCTTGTTGGTCCATGTCAGGTGTGTTGTTTCTTGGACCTTTCTGAGGACAAATTCCATTCGAGGTCCAGCCGCTTGCTAGGACTGTAAAGAAGGCGCGGATTGAATGTGGTTGTCAAACAATTGCAAAGTTGCCAGCTCGGCTAATGTTGTCGTGCCAGCGTTGCAGGAGGTTTTGCCTGTTGCGGCTGGAGTTTCAAGATTCGCGTCGTTCCGTGGTTCTCAAACCCTGGACGAAacgcagtacggattacactagtACACTACGAATACATACACTACGAGAAACCAACCACATGACATGCGAGACATGGTGGGGGTCTGCAAAAGCTGACAGCAGCCCAACGGCCGCCGCGAGCCGGCCCGGCGTCCAACGTTGGGCGAGGTCGCCGACTAATATGGGATCGAGGTCGTACAGAGTGCGGGTGCGGGCATGGCCAGCCGATCCAACCCACTTCTTGGTCCCCGCCAGTTTGCCTTACGGAGTACCTTCTCTTGCATTTCCAGGCGCCGCGCCTGTTCGTTGGCGGGCAGCCGTGGGGACCACCTAACCATGGGAACAATTCATTCGCGCCTTCGATCAATCATTGGCAAACTTGGTCCGACCTCGGGGTCCCCACTGGGCTCCGCAAAGTGCCTTATGTAtgttatgtatgtacggacgtactgtgCAGTATGTAACAAGTGGTGTGGGCGCTCCAGGATGCATGCGAGCATGATCAATCAGATTAGTTAGGAAGTTAGATGAGAAACATGGGGCAACGAGCCGCGGCTAAGCTGGCCCCACAGTGATGGCTCGCGGACGTTTCCGGGCTGCACGCATATGCCAAGTAGCGGAGGGGCTTGTCAGACGGAGCAACTTCCCATTCTCTTGCGGAGAAGAGACATCACCAGCCTGGATGCGGGGCAGACAGGCAAGGCAAGGCAAGGCAAGGCGGGTATGCGGTGAAATGGGATAACTAGAGGTAGTATCAAACACTGGTAGTATGTACAGTGCAGTgcagtgtagtgtagtgtaattGACCCGTGCTGGCTAGCACTGCGAGTTCCGCTGACCTACCGTGGTGtgtgtagtgtacggattataacGCTCGGTACACTACCCGTACGAAGCAGCTTTGTGGGTTGAAACCGGGGGTTGCTTTGGGCTTGCTAAAATTGGTCTGATCCAGGCCGTTTGCCCTACACCACTTGATCTACGGACTAGTGTATGGCAACTTGTGATCACGCATGGACATACATAACCCGTATATTAAGTTCATAGTTCTTGGACAGGAATGAAGAAACACAGATATTACCACCTTGCCTGAGGTATATTCCGTACAGTCATGTGCTTTGGTCTGCGGAGTCGGGCGTGATGAGACATGCGAGACAAG contains these protein-coding regions:
- a CDS encoding glycoside hydrolase family 76 protein (CAZy_ID 268079) codes for the protein MVAIRWGSLVVRATCFTSSLRGPCREKAIAAEHSLEAAKALQGCLDVPKIIANTFNNAQRVSVTAQKRVAATGLATSTYHFDHQGKRGFSQFINNYYDDEGWWALALIRSWDVTHDQAYLDMAERIFEDMQAGTDDRCGGGIWWSKEKQYKNAIANELYLSVAASLANRIPDKKQRYEQLAKDEWVWFKDSGMINKNNLINDGLAIDVNGRCTNNGLTTWSYNQGVVLGGLVELANATGDPSYLGEATAIAKAAVELLSDENGIIREADRCEPDCGADGSQFKGIFVRNLHYLQRAAPQDAFRTAIQKNADSIWANNRNGKNQFGIQWAGPADVGNGPNAATHSSAMDVIVAALAIGRQGRFR